The Deltaproteobacteria bacterium sequence ATACCTGGAGGGCGAATCGATCCTGGTGCTGCTGGACGAGTTCGGCATCTGCGCCTCCACGGGCTCCGCCTGCACCGCGGGCTCGGTGGAACCCTCTCACGTGCTGCGCGCCATGAAGGTGCCGCCGCGCTGGCTCCAGGGAGCCGTCCGGTTCAGTCTCAGCCGCTACAACACGCCGGAGGAAGTGGCGTTCGCGGCGGACAAGATCCCGGGCATCATCGGCCGGCTGCGGGGGTTGTCCGCGCTGGGCCGGGTGGGCGCGAAGGAAGACCAGCCGGGCCACGCCTCGTAGTGTCCAGCGTCACAAATAGCTTGATGAATCCGCGAGGGCAGTTTTGTCGTCGGCAAGGCGCGATGACTTGTAGGGGCGACCTGCGGTCGCCCCCCAGTGGCGCGCACCACGCGAGGACGAACTGGGTCAAGCCCGGGGTGACGTAACCCAGGACCGCAGGCAAGACATGAGACAAGGTGCACGCAAGGGCCTGCTGTACCGTGCCCGCTACCGCGGCGGAGAGTACCTGCTGCGCGCTTTCGTCGGCAGCCTGCGGTGGCTGCCCGGGTGGGCGACGCCGTACGTTGCCGGAATGGCGGAGCGGGTGAGCCGCGTGCTCCTGTGGCGCTACCGGAAGCGCATGCGTGACACCCTGGCGCAGACCATGGCCGAGGAATTGCCCACCGAGGCGGAGCGCCGCACCGTGGTGCACCGGGCGTGGCGCAACTTCGCCCAGAGCTTCCTGGAAGCGTTCGCCACGCTCCACATGACCGGCGAAGAGATTTGCTCGCGCATCGAGATCAACGGCGAGGAGCACCTGCGCGCGGCGCTCGCGCGCAACAAGGGCGTCCTCGCGTTGAGCGCCCATTTCGGCAATTTCCCCATGATCGGGCCGCGGCTCGCGGCCCAGGGATACGACTTCAGCGTGGTCCTCAAGCTCGCGCAGGAAGAGCGATTCGCCGCGCTGCAACACGAGTACGTCACGCGCACCGGGGCCAAGGTCATCCCCGCCCGTCCTCGGCGCGAGTCGGTGCCGCGGATCATCCAGGCACTGCGCCGCAACGGGATCGTCCTGGTGCTGCCGGACGAGTTCAGGACCGCCGGAGTCGAAGTGGACTTCCTGGGA is a genomic window containing:
- a CDS encoding lysophospholipid acyltransferase family protein — translated: MRQGARKGLLYRARYRGGEYLLRAFVGSLRWLPGWATPYVAGMAERVSRVLLWRYRKRMRDTLAQTMAEELPTEAERRTVVHRAWRNFAQSFLEAFATLHMTGEEICSRIEINGEEHLRAALARNKGVLALSAHFGNFPMIGPRLAAQGYDFSVVLKLAQEERFAALQHEYVTRTGAKVIPARPRRESVPRIIQALRRNGIVLVLPDEFRTAGVEVDFLGHRAPAPKGPVTIAQRTGAAVVPLFMVRGRDNRLTLHVKPEIRFVNTGDREADLRTNARLFVQAIEDMVRRHPDQWSWMGFRKPAKGDASHALP